In Nicotiana tabacum cultivar K326 chromosome 11, ASM71507v2, whole genome shotgun sequence, a single window of DNA contains:
- the LOC142165982 gene encoding uncharacterized protein LOC142165982 produces the protein MEDFLMVKDYELWKIVNQGPLTSTKQDGQNETVPKDPSKFVAAVFGIMEKNAKSKKILISGLGPDKNNRISTCSNTKDICHALQTTHERTNQMKRSRIELLMRNYELFSMKESEHIQEMMTRFTIITNEPKSLDNGHAR, from the coding sequence ATGGAGGATTTCCTAATGGTTAAAGACTATGAACTATGGAAAATAGTGAATCAAGGACCACTAACTTCCACCAAACAAGATGGGCAAAATGAAACTGTTCCCAAAGACCCATCTAAATTTGTAGCAGCAGTCTTCGGGATAATGGAAAAGAATGCAAAGTCCAAGAAGATTCTAATCTCTGGACTTGGTCCCGATAAGAATAATAGGATATCTACATGCTCCAACACAAAGGATATATGTCATGCACTTCAAACTACTCATGAAAGAACAAATCAAATGAAGAGATCAAGAATTGAGTTGCTTATGAGAAACTATGAGCTCTTCTCTATGAAGGAATCTGAACATATTCAGGAAATGATGACTAGGTTCACTATAATAACAAATGAACCAAAGTCATTGGATAATGGCCATGCAAGATGA